One window from the genome of Candidatus Eisenbacteria bacterium encodes:
- a CDS encoding tetratricopeptide repeat protein, which produces MEKAIEIKRRAQRCIQNGDLDGALAEYEKLVGFEDSDPYNFVLLADLLYKKGEQTDAADRYLSAVAAYEKASLYKNAIAVCKKMTRLSLSPAKVLNALANLHALDGLAGEAALYYVQYAEHMVRSSAPAEAAHALRKAFDVCQDNIKVLEQLSEAWVLAGDQHQAAEALVEAADQYRQRGQERDATRVLTRAAKLDASVDGLPAEALAVAGEPGPETHELGANEIELESAPDISTPEPQRIERVESAQELTAPAARDGLDLEPTARGSVMMARPDFSARGAVEGFDSGRHDSAPPAAGNGSGAASPADFAVSEEELAPHHGAAGDEEDSEAGDTVRFVIDEASLSEPAPAPTSGRAAAPADAGDEVHVYEIGNDEEPGTTFAYADEPSPVAAEPEPEPERAPEEDEDVVVILEEEEDEPETTAPAPAASAEPATTAAPGLRFEPPVAAQPAAATPPVAAPVPQPPAPAPQPAPPAPQAMPAQGPTTQEIGLQQVEALLTSAQEQFRAGDREKASGTLARAAQAYEVLGRFDSAATIYRSLGRSATVAPSVLELWLINCERRGDKKEAATVACEMGDRALNAGDESEARRWFERAMVFDAQNDTARRRLQRLAGGAAAGPVAVASPAPPAGAPPMEAGRVEVAVGRGEAVTFDLSGLLAEFQRGVEAQLAGDAQSHYDLGMAYREMGLLEQAVDSFRVAVGEPRLAPRALEMIGRCHIEQGRWAEAVGEFRRALQHPIEDGGDGELRFHYAHALVELGESEAALAEYERVSAQMPGFEDVNDRIAALRRVLGRA; this is translated from the coding sequence TTGGAAAAGGCGATCGAGATCAAGCGTCGAGCTCAGCGCTGCATCCAGAATGGCGATCTGGACGGCGCGCTGGCCGAGTACGAGAAGCTCGTCGGCTTCGAGGACTCCGACCCCTACAACTTCGTCCTGCTGGCGGACCTGCTCTACAAGAAGGGCGAGCAGACCGACGCGGCGGACCGTTACCTGTCGGCCGTCGCGGCCTACGAGAAGGCCTCGCTCTACAAGAACGCGATCGCCGTGTGCAAGAAGATGACGCGGCTTTCGCTGTCGCCGGCCAAGGTGTTGAACGCGCTGGCGAACCTGCACGCGCTCGACGGCCTGGCGGGTGAAGCGGCCCTGTACTACGTGCAGTACGCCGAGCACATGGTGCGCTCCAGCGCGCCCGCGGAAGCCGCGCACGCGCTCCGCAAGGCCTTCGACGTCTGCCAGGACAACATCAAGGTGCTCGAGCAGCTTTCCGAGGCCTGGGTCCTCGCCGGCGACCAGCACCAGGCGGCGGAAGCCCTCGTCGAGGCGGCGGACCAGTACCGCCAGCGCGGCCAGGAACGCGACGCGACCCGCGTGCTGACCCGCGCGGCGAAGCTCGACGCGAGCGTGGACGGCCTGCCGGCCGAGGCGCTGGCGGTGGCGGGCGAACCCGGGCCGGAGACGCACGAGCTGGGCGCGAACGAGATCGAGCTGGAGTCCGCTCCCGACATCTCCACGCCCGAACCGCAGCGCATCGAGCGGGTCGAGTCCGCGCAGGAACTCACGGCTCCGGCCGCCAGGGACGGGCTCGACCTCGAGCCGACCGCGCGGGGCAGCGTCATGATGGCGCGTCCCGACTTTTCGGCGCGCGGAGCGGTCGAGGGCTTCGACTCGGGCCGCCATGATTCGGCCCCGCCCGCGGCCGGAAATGGCTCCGGCGCGGCCTCGCCCGCGGACTTCGCGGTTTCCGAGGAGGAACTCGCGCCGCACCACGGAGCCGCAGGCGACGAGGAAGATTCCGAAGCGGGCGACACGGTGCGCTTCGTGATCGACGAGGCGAGCCTGTCCGAGCCGGCGCCGGCCCCCACGTCCGGGAGGGCTGCAGCCCCGGCCGATGCGGGCGACGAGGTGCACGTCTACGAGATCGGCAACGATGAAGAACCCGGGACGACCTTCGCGTATGCCGACGAGCCCTCACCGGTCGCTGCGGAGCCGGAACCGGAGCCGGAGCGCGCGCCCGAGGAGGACGAAGACGTCGTCGTGATCCTCGAGGAGGAGGAGGACGAGCCCGAAACGACGGCCCCGGCTCCCGCCGCGAGCGCCGAGCCCGCCACGACCGCGGCGCCGGGCCTTCGCTTCGAGCCGCCGGTGGCCGCGCAGCCGGCCGCAGCGACGCCGCCGGTCGCGGCGCCGGTGCCGCAGCCGCCCGCACCCGCGCCGCAGCCGGCGCCTCCCGCGCCGCAGGCGATGCCGGCGCAGGGCCCGACGACGCAGGAAATCGGCCTCCAGCAGGTCGAGGCGCTGCTCACCTCGGCCCAGGAGCAGTTCCGTGCCGGCGACCGCGAGAAGGCGTCGGGCACGCTCGCCCGCGCGGCGCAGGCGTACGAGGTCCTCGGCCGCTTCGACAGCGCGGCGACGATCTACCGCAGCCTCGGCCGCAGCGCGACCGTGGCGCCGTCGGTGCTCGAGCTGTGGCTCATCAACTGCGAGCGGCGCGGCGACAAGAAGGAAGCGGCCACGGTCGCCTGCGAGATGGGCGATCGCGCGCTGAACGCAGGGGACGAGTCGGAAGCGCGCCGCTGGTTCGAGCGCGCGATGGTCTTCGACGCCCAGAACGACACGGCACGCCGGCGGCTTCAGCGGCTGGCCGGCGGCGCGGCCGCGGGCCCGGTCGCGGTCGCTTCGCCCGCCCCGCCCGCGGGGGCGCCGCCGATGGAGGCGGGCCGCGTCGAGGTGGCGGTCGGGCGGGGCGAGGCTGTGACGTTCGACCTCTCGGGCCTGCTCGCGGAGTTTCAGCGTGGCGTCGAGGCGCAACTGGCCGGCGATGCCCAGAGCCATTACGATCTCGGCATGGCGTACCGGGAGATGGGCCTGCTCGAACAGGCGGTGGATTCCTTCCGCGTCGCGGTGGGCGAGCCCAGGCTCGCGCCGCGGGCGCTCGAGATGATCGGCCGCTGCCACATCGAGCAGGGGCGCTGGGCCGAGGCCGTCGGCGAGTTCCGCCGCGCGCTCCAGCACCCGATCGAGGACGGCGGTGACGGCGAGCTGCGGTTCCATTACGCGCACGCGCTCGTCGAGCTCGGCGAGTCCGAGGCGGCGCTCGCCGAGTACGAGCGCGTCTCGGCGCAGATGCCCGGGTTCGAGGACGTGAACGACCGGATCGCGGCGTTGCGCCGCGTGCTGGGCCGCGCATGA
- a CDS encoding PHP domain-containing protein has protein sequence MTPARTARTGGRRVDLHSHTFFSDGQLSPEELIEHALAHEVVALGVTDHDTVEAMPRALAAAEGRLRLVPGIEISSTFGEWDLHVLGYFIDYRSESLLERLQAFRGERRQRALAIMQRLREQGVPVDEKAVFASAEPGVVGRPHVAQALLRAGHVPSVEAAFQKYLGTRGSAFVPRPAFHSEEAIACIRDAGGAAVLAHPGPALPELVVERLREAGLDGIEVWHPMHGAPAIRRWRLVAKRLQLIESGGSDFHGTHRGAGLGEMPVPARTVDLLADAARR, from the coding sequence ATGACGCCTGCGCGGACTGCCCGGACGGGCGGCCGCCGGGTCGATCTGCACTCGCACACGTTCTTCAGCGACGGCCAGCTCTCGCCCGAGGAGCTGATCGAGCACGCCCTGGCGCACGAGGTCGTCGCCCTCGGGGTCACGGACCACGACACCGTCGAGGCGATGCCGCGCGCGCTCGCGGCGGCCGAAGGCCGGCTGCGGCTCGTGCCGGGCATCGAGATCTCCTCGACCTTCGGCGAGTGGGACCTGCACGTGCTCGGCTATTTCATCGACTATCGGAGCGAGTCGCTGCTCGAGCGGCTGCAGGCGTTCCGCGGAGAGCGCCGGCAGCGCGCGCTCGCCATCATGCAGCGGCTGCGCGAGCAGGGCGTTCCCGTGGACGAGAAGGCCGTGTTCGCGTCCGCCGAACCCGGCGTCGTGGGCCGGCCCCACGTCGCGCAGGCGCTGCTGCGCGCCGGACACGTGCCGAGCGTCGAGGCCGCGTTCCAGAAGTACCTCGGAACCCGCGGCAGCGCGTTCGTGCCACGCCCCGCGTTCCACTCCGAGGAGGCCATCGCCTGCATTCGCGACGCCGGCGGCGCGGCGGTGCTCGCGCATCCGGGTCCGGCGCTGCCGGAGCTGGTCGTGGAACGGCTCAGGGAAGCCGGGCTCGACGGCATCGAAGTCTGGCACCCCATGCACGGCGCACCCGCCATTCGCCGCTGGCGGCTGGTGGCGAAACGCCTGCAGCTCATCGAGAGCGGCGGTTCGGATTTCCACGGCACGCACCGCGGCGCCGGCCTCGGCGAAATGCCGGTGCCGGCGCGCACCGTGGACCTGCTCGCGGACGCCGCGCGCCGTTGA